The Halofilum ochraceum sequence TGAATCCTGCGACCGCGGTGCAGGTCACCTGTAGGAGCGAGCTTGCTCGCGATCAACGCTTGACTCTGTAGTCGACTACAGACTATAGCCTATGCACTTGAATCAACATGGACACCGCCATGCAACACCTCAGCATCGGTCAGCTCGCGCGCCGCAGCGATGTCGGCGTGGAGACGATCCGCTTCTACGAGCGCGAGGGGCTGATCGCCGCGGACGGCCGCACGGCGAGTGGTTACCGCCGCTTTGCCCCCGCGGTCACCGAGCGGCTCGGCTTCATCAAGCGTGCCAAGAAACTCGGGTTTTCGCTGACCGAGATCCGACAACTGCTGGAACTCGCCGAGGCGGAAGGCGACCGCGCCAGCGTGAAAGCGCTGGCCGAACACAAACTGGCGGAGATCGAACACCGGATCGGTGAGCTGCAGCGCATGCGGGCAGCCCTCGCCGATCTCACGCGGCAGTGCTCCGGGCATGGTCCCGTTGAAGGCTGCCCGATTATCGAGACGCTCAACGAGGACGCCGGTCATGAGTGACCACTGCGAGCACGAGAAGACCACCAGCGCGAAACAGCAGAGCACCTGCTGTCATGGCAATGCCGCGGAAAGCGCGCCCGAAACCACGGACCACGGAAGCGGGTGCTGCGGCCACGCCGATTCGCGTCCCGCGGATACCGGCAACACGCCCGGCAAGTACATCTGCGCCTGCTGCCCGGGCGTCGAAGCGGACGAACCCGGCAACTGCCCCCACTGCGGGATGGCTCTGCAGCGGGTCGGCGGGTCCGCGACGACCACGCGCTACACCTGCCCGATGCACCCCGAAATCGTGCGCGACGAACCGGGCGATTGCCCGATCTGCGGCATGGCGCTCGAGCCTATGACGGTCACCGCCGACGAGGGTCCGAGTGCCGAACTGGTCTCGATGACGCGACGCTTCTGGATCTCGGCCGCACTGTCGATTCCACTGATCGTCCTGACCATGGGCGGCATGGTCGGCCTTGACGTCGATGCGTGGATCGATCGTTCGATCTCGGGCTGGCTGCAGCTCCTGCTGGCGACGCCGGTCGTGCTGTGGGGCGGCGCGCCGTTCTTCCAGCGCGGCTGGCAGTCGGTCGTCAATCGGCGCCTGAACATGTTCACGCTGATCGCGCTGGGTACCGGTGCGGCGTTTGCGTTCAGCCTGGTGGCATTGCTGTTCCCCGGCATCCTGCCGGCGGCGTTCCTGGAAGGCGGTCACCCACCGCTGTACTTCGAGGCCGCGGCCGTCATCACCACGCTCGTCCTGCTCGGCCAGGTGCTGGAAATCCGCGCCCGCGAGCGGACCTCGGGGGCGCTGAAATCCCTGCTGGAACTGGCACCGCCGCAGGCCGTGCGGATCGATGCCGACGGCAACGAGGAAACGGTGCCACTGGAACGCGTGACCACCGGTGACCACCTGCGCGTCAAACCCGGCGAGAAGGTGCCGGTGGACGGCGAGATCCTCGAGGGATCGAGCAATGTCGACGAATCCATGATCACCGGCGAGCCGATGCCCGTGAGCAAGACTACGGGCGACCGCGTCACCGGCGGGACCGTCAACCAGACCGGCGGTTTCGTCATGCGGGCCGACCAGGTCGGCGGCGATACGCTGCTGGCGCGGATCGTCCAGCTGGTAGCGGACGCGCAGCGCTCGCGCGCACCGGTCCAGGGGCTGGCCGATCGGGTGGCCGGTATCTTCGTCCCGGTGGTGGTCGCGATCGCCCTGCTGGCATTCGGCGTGTGGGCGGTGATCGGTCCCGCGCCGGCACTGAACCACGCCTTCGTGGTCGCCATCTCGGTGCTGATTATCGCCTGCCCCTGCGCGGTCGGTCTGGCGACACCGATGTCGGTAATGGTCGGTCTGGGCCGGGGTGCCCAGGCCGGCGTGTTGATCCGCGACGCGACCGCGCTGCAGACGCTTGAGGGCGTCGACACGCTCGTCTGCGACAAGACCGGCACCCTGACCGAGGGTCGGCCGCGACTGGTGACGATCGAGGCGTGGGACGGCATGGAAGAGGACGAGTTGCTGCGCGCGGCCGCGGCGGTGGAACGCGGGAGCGAACACCCGCTGGCCGCGGCGATCGTCGCCGGGGCGCGCGATCGCGGCATCGAGTTGGGCACGGCAAAGGATTTCGACTCCGTGACCGGCCAGGGCGTGCACGCAACCGTCGGCGGGCGCGTGGTGCTCGTCGGCAACCGTGCGTTGCTGGCCGACGCCGGGATCGACACCGACGCGCTGGAGACCCGTGCGGACGCACTGCGGGGCGAAGGCCAGACCGTCATGCTGGTCGCGATCGACGGCCAGCCGGCCGGGCTGCTGGGCGTCGCCGACCCGATCCGGGAGACCACGCGCGAGGCCCTTGAGCAATTGCATGCCGCCGGCGTGCGCGTTGTGATGTGTACCGGCGACAATGCCACCACGGCCGAGGCGGTCGCGCGCCAGCTCGGCATCGACGAGGTCCGGGCCGGCGTCTCGCCGGAGGACAAACACGCCCTCGTGCAGACGCTGCAGCGCGAGGGCCGGACCGTCGCCATGGCCGGCGACGGCGTCAACGACGCGCCGGCACTGGCCGCCGCTGA is a genomic window containing:
- a CDS encoding MerR family DNA-binding protein — its product is MQHLSIGQLARRSDVGVETIRFYEREGLIAADGRTASGYRRFAPAVTERLGFIKRAKKLGFSLTEIRQLLELAEAEGDRASVKALAEHKLAEIEHRIGELQRMRAALADLTRQCSGHGPVEGCPIIETLNEDAGHE
- a CDS encoding copper-transporting P-type ATPase, yielding MSDHCEHEKTTSAKQQSTCCHGNAAESAPETTDHGSGCCGHADSRPADTGNTPGKYICACCPGVEADEPGNCPHCGMALQRVGGSATTTRYTCPMHPEIVRDEPGDCPICGMALEPMTVTADEGPSAELVSMTRRFWISAALSIPLIVLTMGGMVGLDVDAWIDRSISGWLQLLLATPVVLWGGAPFFQRGWQSVVNRRLNMFTLIALGTGAAFAFSLVALLFPGILPAAFLEGGHPPLYFEAAAVITTLVLLGQVLEIRARERTSGALKSLLELAPPQAVRIDADGNEETVPLERVTTGDHLRVKPGEKVPVDGEILEGSSNVDESMITGEPMPVSKTTGDRVTGGTVNQTGGFVMRADQVGGDTLLARIVQLVADAQRSRAPVQGLADRVAGIFVPVVVAIALLAFGVWAVIGPAPALNHAFVVAISVLIIACPCAVGLATPMSVMVGLGRGAQAGVLIRDATALQTLEGVDTLVCDKTGTLTEGRPRLVTIEAWDGMEEDELLRAAAAVERGSEHPLAAAIVAGARDRGIELGTAKDFDSVTGQGVHATVGGRVVLVGNRALLADAGIDTDALETRADALRGEGQTVMLVAIDGQPAGLLGVADPIRETTREALEQLHAAGVRVVMCTGDNATTAEAVARQLGIDEVRAGVSPEDKHALVQTLQREGRTVAMAGDGVNDAPALAAADVGIAMGAGTDVALESAPVTLVRGDLRGIASARQLSRRTMTNIRQNLFFAFIYNGAGVPIAAGVLYPVFGLLLSPMIGAAAMSASSVCVITNALRLRHVALR